TGCGGGAGATCCTCGCCGACCCCCAGAGTCTCCCGGAGATCCTCGCCCTGTTCGCGGTGCGCCGGCTCGGGCCCGTGGCGCGCCGGAAGGTGGCCGCGCTCCCCGCCGACGAGCCCGCCGAGCTTCGGGCCCGGGTGGTGACCAGGGGCACCCGGGCCGCCGTGACCGAGGGTGCCTTCGTCGGCGGCCCGTTCATGGTCCTCGTCCCGGTCGCGTTCTGCGCCGCGCTGCTGCGCCAGACCCGCACGATGCTGGAACTCGCGGCGCTGGACGGCCGCGATCCGAGGACGCGCGAACGCGCCGCCGAACTCCTCGTGATCCAGGGCGTCCACGACGACGTCGAGCAGGCCGGAGCGGCTCTGGACGCCCGCGAGGGCACCCGGAAGGACGACCCGGCCGAAGTGCACCGGCACGGATTCGCGGCGCTCTGGAACCTGGTTCCCCGGATGGCTCGCCTGCTGGGGGTGATCACTCCCGGCCAGGAGCTCGGGGCCCACCCCCGGCTCGTCCAGGCGGGCCGGTGGCTGCTGCTGGTCGCGGTCATCCTCACGGGCCTGGTCGCCCCGCTCGTGTGGCTGCCGTACATGGCGATGTCGTACAGGCGCGGCACGGCCGACCTCATGCGCCGTGCGACGCTCTTCTACTTCGCCGAACCCGTCTCCGCCCCGCGCCGGCGCTCGCGTCTGTCCCCGGGGGCCGTGGCCGGCGCCGCGCGCGTCGGCCTCTCGATCCTGCTCCCGGTCCTCATGATCACGGGGGTCCTGGCCGCCGATCTGCGCCTGGCGGGCAGCCACTGGCCGGTGCTGGGGATCGTGCTGACGGTGGGGTCGCTGGTGGTGGGCGCCGCGTGGCTGCGGTGGCACAAGCGGCGCGACGAAGAAGAGTGACGGTCCCGTTCCCGTCACGCTCAATTGACGTGACCCGGAGCCGGGTTCGTGGTTACGATGATCGCGATGACTACCTCTCTCGCCAGATTGGGGGCCCCCTCTTCGCGAAGTGAGTGCTGATGCTCACCGACCACGCGAACGGGGACACCCGGCTTTCCTCCTGGTCGCGCGTGCGCGAGTACGCCGTGCCGACCTCCATGATCGAGACCGCGACCGCCCGCCGACACGTCGGTGACTGGGCGGGGGCCTGTGCCGCCGCGGGCTTCGACGTAGACCTGGACCTGCGGGCCGTGGCGCATGCCCACGGTCGCGCGTTCGCGTCCCGAGTACGCTCCGATCTGCGGCACTTGGCGCCCGACCTGCTGCGCTGGCACATGCCCAGGATCGCCCCGGACGGACTGCTGCGCCCCGGACTGACCGTCCCGCTCGCCCGGTACGACGTGCCGGGCCGGGACGGGCCGAGACCGGTGCAACTGGTGGTCCGGACCGTGCCGGCCTGGGCGGACGCCGGGCAGCGGATGAGCCTCGCCCTGTGGGACGGGACACGGGCGGACGACCTCGTCGCCCGCCATCCGCATCCCCGGCCCAGCCGAAGGTTCCGGTTCGACCTGCACCGGCACCTGTGGGACGCCCGCAGGACCGACGAGCTGCCGCTCCGGTCCGGGGCCGGCCTTCCGTCGGAGGGCGACGTTCCGCCGGAGCTGCGGCGCTGCGCCGTGCACCGGTGGGCAGCCGAGGCCGGGATCCTGCTCCGCGCCGACGGGCACGCCGACGGTCCCGTCGCCGTGCGCGTCGGGAGCCGCCGGCTGGTCCTGGAGACGGGGGCCTCCGGCCCGCGGATCTCCGACGGGCCTCCGGGCGGCCACGGTGCCCCGCTGCCGCTCCTGCCGGACGCGGCCACCTGGGTCCTGCCCGACCTGGAGCTGATCCGTGCCGGTGCGATCGAGGCCGACCGGCTGCACCCGCTGGTCGCCGCCGCCCTCGTACCCGGGTGGTCGACGTCCGACGGCCCGTCCCGTACGACGGACCGGGCGGGGGAGCCGCGCATCGTGGAGTGCCGGGGCGCCCGGCACCGGATCGGGCTGGTCGACGGCGTCCTCTCCGCGCTCGACCACGACCCGGCCGAGATACGGCGGGAGGAGCTGCTGGCCGCGCTGTCCGGCACGCCGCTGCCCTGCCTCCGGGCCATCGACGACGCGCACCGCCGCCCGGACAGCCTCACCGGCGTCCGTGAACGTCTGGACCACGGCGACATCGCCGGGGCCCTGTCCGTCGTCGAGGGACTGCTCGGCCCCGACGCGACACTGCGCGACGGACCGCTCCGGGACGCCCTGGAAGCCGCCGTGGAGCGGCGGGTCACGTACGGGCTCTACCGGGCCGGTCTGGTCGGCCCCGCGCCCGGACCCGCCCGTCTGCCCCGGAAGCGCGTCGGCAGGCGTCCCGCCCACCCGCGCGGCGATCGCCGTACCCGCCCGCGCAACGCCGCCGGCGCCTGACGCGGGTCCTCGGCCTGCGCACGCACCCCACCGTCTTCTCGTCCCTTCCCACACGCCCAGGTGATCTCTTTGGCCACATTCGCCCCGTCCGTGCCTGCCCTCCGGCCCCTCGCCCCCTCCGCCTCCCAGCTCGATGTCGCGGCCGATCTGCTCGCGCTGCTGCGCGACACGCGCACCGAACCGCGCCCCGACGACCGGCTGGAGGCGCTCACCCTCGCCGTCGCCGCCGACCTGCCCGTCCTCCTGTGGGGCGAGCCCGGCATCGGCAAGACCTCGGCCCTCACCCAGCTCGCCGACTCCCTCGAACTCCCGCTCACCACGGTGATCGCCAGCGTGCACGAGCCGTCCGACTTCTCCGGCCTGCCCATCGTCGGGGACGATCCCGCGCAGCAGGGCGTGCCGCTGGCCCCGCCGGACTGGGCCGTCCGCCTCGTGCGGGAGGGCCGGGGGCTGCTGTTCCTCGACGAACTCTCCACCGCGACCCCGGCCGTCCAGGCCGCCCTGCTCCGGCTCGTCCTGGAGCGCCGCATCGGCTCGCTCCAATTGCCGCCCGGCGTCCGGATCGTGGCCGCCGCCAACCCGCGGTCCTCGGCGGCCGACGGCTGGGAGCTGAGCGCGCCGCTGGCCAACCGCTTCGTGCATCTGCAGTGGACCCACGACCACGAGGTGGTGGTGCGCGGCCTCGGCGGGACCTGGCCCCGTGCCACGCTGCCCCGGCTCGACCCGCAGCGGCTCCCGGATGCCGTGGACCGGGCCCGGCGCGCGGTGTGCGGGCTGCTCGACGTCCGACCCGCGCTCGTCCACCGGCTGCCCGGCAGCGAGACGCGCCGAGGCGGCCCCTGGCCGTCCCCGCGCAGCTGGGACATGACGGTGTGTCTGATAGCCTTCGCGACCGCGGCCGGCTCCTCACGGGACGTGCTGTCGCTGCTCGTCCGGGGCACCGTCGGCGACGGTCCGGGGCTCGAACTGCTCGCCTGGCTGGACCGGATGGACCTGCCGGACCCCGAGGAACTGCTCGCGGATCCGGAGAACGCCGAACTGCCCGAGCGCGGCGACCGGCGTCAGGCCACGCTGGAAGGGGTCGTCGAAGCGGTCAAGGCACGTCCGAGCAAGGAGCGTTGGGACGCGGCGTGGGCGCTGCTGGTACGAGCCCTGGAAACCGGCGCGCCGGATCTGGTCGTCGTCCCCGCGACCACACTCGCCGCGCTGCGGCAGGAGGAGTGGGACGTGCCGGACGCGATCGAGCGGCTGGCCGGCGCGGTGTCGGTGTCCCGCCGCGCGGACCGCTCGGTGGCCCGTGCGGTGACGGCGGGCCGATGAGCGCGGACACCAGCGTGGGCGTCGGCGCGGAGACGGGCGGAGCGGAGGGCGGGACTCCGGGCCCGTCCGCGCCCCTCGCCCTGGACCGGGAGAAGCTGTTCGCCGCCCGGCTGCACGCCGTGAAGGTCCGGCCCTACCTCGCGACGGCGCTCTTCGCGCTGCACGTCGTCGAATCGCGGCGGGTGCCGACCATGGCCGTCGACCGGCACTGGCGGTGCTACGTCTCCCCGCACTTCGTGGCCCGGACGCCGGTCGAGGAACTCGCCGGGGTGTGGGTGCACGAGGTGGCGCACCTGCTGCGCGACCACCACGGGCGCGGCGACCGGGTGGCGAAGCAGCGTGGGCTCACCGGTGCGGGGGACCGGCTGCGGATGAACATCGCCGCCGACTGCGAGATCAACGACGACGTCTACGGCGACGGGCTGGCGCAGCCGGAGGGGGCGGTCCTGCCGAAGCTGCTGGGGCTGTCGGAGGGCGAGCTCATGGAGGACTACCTGCGCCAGTTCCGGCTCGGGCCGTGGCTGGACGACATGGCCGCCTGGCTGGACTGCGGCAGCGGCGCGGACGGGCTGGAGCGGGAGTGGGACCTCGGCCCGGACGGCGCGCACGGCCTCAGCGAGCAGGAACAGGACGAGGTCCGCTTCCGGGTCGCGCAGGGGATCACCGGCCGGCCGGGAGACGCCCCGAAGGGGTGGCGGCGGTGGGCGGAGG
This sequence is a window from Streptomyces sp. HUAS YS2. Protein-coding genes within it:
- a CDS encoding MoxR family ATPase, which translates into the protein MATFAPSVPALRPLAPSASQLDVAADLLALLRDTRTEPRPDDRLEALTLAVAADLPVLLWGEPGIGKTSALTQLADSLELPLTTVIASVHEPSDFSGLPIVGDDPAQQGVPLAPPDWAVRLVREGRGLLFLDELSTATPAVQAALLRLVLERRIGSLQLPPGVRIVAAANPRSSAADGWELSAPLANRFVHLQWTHDHEVVVRGLGGTWPRATLPRLDPQRLPDAVDRARRAVCGLLDVRPALVHRLPGSETRRGGPWPSPRSWDMTVCLIAFATAAGSSRDVLSLLVRGTVGDGPGLELLAWLDRMDLPDPEELLADPENAELPERGDRRQATLEGVVEAVKARPSKERWDAAWALLVRALETGAPDLVVVPATTLAALRQEEWDVPDAIERLAGAVSVSRRADRSVARAVTAGR
- a CDS encoding DUF2201 family putative metallopeptidase, producing the protein MSADTSVGVGAETGGAEGGTPGPSAPLALDREKLFAARLHAVKVRPYLATALFALHVVESRRVPTMAVDRHWRCYVSPHFVARTPVEELAGVWVHEVAHLLRDHHGRGDRVAKQRGLTGAGDRLRMNIAADCEINDDVYGDGLAQPEGAVLPKLLGLSEGELMEDYLRQFRLGPWLDDMAAWLDCGSGADGLEREWDLGPDGAHGLSEQEQDEVRFRVAQGITGRPGDAPKGWRRWAEEVFHPPQPWRELLGAALRSAASGSGGGTDHTYGRPSRRSVALPGIVLPSLRRTPPRVAVVIDTSGSVSDTELGSALLEVTAISRAVGGRSDLVTVLSCDAAARIVDPLCTAEGIPLLGGGGTDLRTGFAAALRTRPDVVVVLTDGQTPWPEARPYCRTVVGLFPRPRTGSSYENDPDYRPDRPPDWARVVEIG